One Archocentrus centrarchus isolate MPI-CPG fArcCen1 chromosome 14, fArcCen1, whole genome shotgun sequence DNA window includes the following coding sequences:
- the slc7a3a gene encoding solute carrier family 7, member 3 yields the protein MANKLSRFGKSLLRRRALDCSGEDTQFARCLSTLDLIALGVGSTLGAGVYVLAGEVAREKAGPAIVLCFLIAALSSMLAGLCYAEFGARVPKTGSAYLYSYVTVGEIWAFITGWNLILSYVIGTASVARAWSSTFDNLVEQKISGFFKASMAMKVPGGVLAEYPDLFALILVLLLTGLLAFGVSESALVNKIFTGINLVVLGFVIISGFVKGDTANWNLTEQDYIRFINETNSTRELKMKNEFGTGGFAPFGLAGVLSGAATCFYAFVGFDCIATTSEEAKNPMRSIPIGIVASLLICFFAYFGVSAALTMMMPYYQLNTQSPLPEAFSYVGWAPARYIVAVGSLCALSTSLLGSMFPMPRVIYAMAEDGLLFRILSRMNPRTKTPLLATIASGIVAALMAFLFDLGALVDLMSIGTLLAYSLVAICVLILRYQPGTLNSPSQMEKLVEGEKVPVSGGDSGDEYSAEMDERPLQETFTFKLLFCPSGKLPTPMSGGIVYATTAAISILITILCVILANSLKELLSGSSAVLVPCIILTVLCGVCVIIIWRQPESKETLTFKVPLLPWLPLFSVFVNIYLMMQLDLGTWLRFTVWMVIGFAIYFLYGIKNSSEATNQSSKCKYELAMQSKSPIYKGAPDDSDVEAGSSP from the exons ATGGCCAACAAGCTGTCCAGGTTTGGCAAAAGCCTGCTGCGCCGCAGGGCATTAGACTGTTCAGGTGAAGACACCCAGTTTGCCCGCTGCTTATCCACTCTGGACCTCATTGCCTTGGGAGTGGGCTCCACGCTGGGCGCCGGTGTCTACGTCCTCGCTGGTGAGGTTGCCCGAGAAAAGGCGGGACCCGCTATTGTCCTCTGCTTCCTCATCGCCGCTCTATCCTCCATGTTGGCCGGCCTGTGCTACGCCGAATTTGGCGCCCGCGTCCCCAAGACGGGCTCCGCGTACCTGTACAGCTACGTGACGGTCGGAGAAATCTGGGCCTTCATCACAGGATGGAATCTCATCCTCTCCTATGTCATAG GCACGGCCAGTGTAGCCAGGGCTTGGAGTTCAACCTTTGACAACTTGGTTGAACAAAAGATCTCTGGCTTCTTTAAAGCCTCCATGGCAATGAAGGTGCCAGGCGGGGTGCTGGCAGAGTACCCGGATCTGTTCGCCCTCATCctggtgctgctgctcactg GACTTCTGGCCTTTGGCGTTAGCGAGTCGGCTCTCGTGAATAAGATCTTCACTGGCATCAATCTGGTGGTTTTGGGGTTCGTTATAATCTCTGGTTTCGTTAAGGGGGACACAGCCAACTGGAACCTCACAGAGCAGGACTACATCAGATTCATAAACGAAACCAACAGCACCAGGGAGCTGAA GATGAAGAACGAATTTGGCACGGGTGGATTTGCCCCATTTGGACTTGCTGGAGTTTTGTCCGGCGCAGCCACTTGCTTCTATGCCTTTGTGGGCTTTGATTGCATTGCCACAACAA GCGAAGAGGCAAAGAACCCCATGCGGTCCATACCTATTGGCATCGTGGCCTCACTGCTCATCTGCTTTTTCGCTTACTTTGGTGTGTCCGCGGCTCTCACAATGATGATGCCGTACTACCAGCTGAACACACAGAGTCCTTTGCCGGAGGCCTTCAGCTACGTCGGCTGGGCTCCTGCTAGATACATCGTGgctgtgggttctctctgtgcTCTGTCTACCAG CCTCTTGGGGTCTATGTTCCCTATGCCCCGTGTTATTTACGCCATGGCAGAGGATGGGCTGCTGTTCCGAATTCTGTCCAGGATGAATCCTCGCACAAAGACCCCTCTCCTGGCTACCATTGCTTCTGGTATTGTTGCAG CTCTGATGGCCTTTCTATTTGACTTGGGAGCTCTGGTGGATCTCATGTCCATTGGAACCCTTTTGGCGTACTCTTTAGTGGCCATCTGTGTCCTCATTCTCAG GTATCAGCCAGGCACCCTGAATTCACCCagccagatggagaagctggTGGAAGGGGAGAAGGTGCCTGTGAGTGGAGGCGACAGCGGCGACGAGTACAGCGCAGAGATGGACGAGAGGCCGCTACAAGAGACCTTTACCTTCAAGCTGCTCTTCTGCCCGAGCGGAAAGCTCCCAACACCCATGTCTGGGGGCATTGTTTACGCTACCACTGCTGCCATTT CGATTCTCATCACTATACTGTGCGTCATCCTGGCCAACTCCCTGAAGGAGCTGCTCTCTGGATCATCAGCTGTGTTGGTGCCGTGCATCATTTTGACTGTGCTCTGTGGCGTCTGTGTGATCATCATCTGGAGGCAGCCAGAGAGCAAAGAGACTCTCACCTTCAAG gttcctcttcttccctgGTTGCCCCTGTTCAGTGTTTTCGTCAACATCTACCTCATGATGCAGCTGGACTTGGGTACATGGTTACGCTTCACCGTGTGGATGGTTATCG GTTTTGCCATTTACTTCTTGTATGGCATTAAAAACAGCAGCGAGGCCACCAACCAAtcatcaaaatgcaaatatgagCTCGCCATGCAGAGCAAGAGCCCGATTTACAAGGGCGCCCCTGATGACAGTGACGTTGAAGCAGGCAGCAGCCCTTGA